In the genome of Staphylococcus durrellii, one region contains:
- the pcp gene encoding pyroglutamyl-peptidase I, whose amino-acid sequence MKMLVAAFDPFGGEKVNPALEAVKQLAEQIGEHDITKLEIPTVFHESRDVLAEALVKDSYDAVLTIGQAGGRFELTPERVGINIDDARIADNKGNQPIDAQIQPQGAPAYFSNMPVKAMTEAIQNAGVPARLSNTAGTFVCNHILYQMGHLQATTHQNILFGFIHVPFIPDQVATKQNVPSMSLDTIVQGLTAAIKAISNSDDSHVALGETH is encoded by the coding sequence ATGAAAATGTTAGTAGCAGCATTTGACCCATTTGGTGGAGAGAAAGTAAACCCTGCATTAGAAGCGGTAAAGCAATTAGCTGAGCAAATTGGAGAGCATGATATTACGAAACTAGAAATCCCTACCGTTTTCCATGAATCAAGAGATGTACTTGCTGAAGCTTTAGTAAAAGACAGCTATGATGCTGTATTAACAATCGGTCAAGCGGGTGGACGTTTTGAACTAACACCCGAACGTGTCGGCATCAATATTGATGATGCCCGCATCGCAGACAACAAAGGAAATCAACCTATTGATGCACAGATTCAACCACAAGGCGCTCCGGCTTACTTTTCTAATATGCCAGTAAAGGCAATGACAGAAGCAATTCAAAACGCAGGTGTGCCTGCACGTCTATCAAATACAGCCGGTACGTTTGTGTGTAATCATATCTTATATCAAATGGGTCATTTGCAAGCGACAACACATCAGAATATACTATTTGGTTTTATTCACGTACCATTTATACCTGACCAAGTCGCTACGAAACAAAATGTACCTTCAATGTCATTAGACACTATTGTGCAAGGTTTGACTGCTGCAATCAAAGCGATATCTAACTCAGATGATAGCCATGTAGCATTAGGAGAAACACATTAA
- a CDS encoding Hsp20/alpha crystallin family protein — protein sequence MAFEMKPFNNSFFDVNPSDFFKDFGRQFFDQFPSQNIKTDITELDDAFEIEAELPGMDKDNIQLQFDNNILTIAGKQTVENEEHDDAGRVIQRERSYSNVSRQFSFNNIDKDNITASYNNGMLHVKLPKTQQEDTSSNIQID from the coding sequence ATGGCATTTGAAATGAAACCTTTCAACAACTCATTTTTCGACGTGAACCCAAGTGATTTCTTTAAAGATTTTGGACGTCAATTCTTTGATCAATTCCCAAGTCAAAATATAAAAACTGATATTACAGAATTAGACGATGCTTTTGAAATAGAAGCAGAATTACCTGGTATGGATAAAGACAATATACAACTTCAATTCGATAACAATATTTTAACTATTGCAGGCAAACAAACAGTTGAAAACGAAGAACACGACGACGCAGGTCGCGTTATACAACGCGAACGTAGTTACAGTAACGTAAGTAGACAATTTTCATTTAATAATATAGATAAAGACAATATTACTGCTTCTTACAATAATGGAATGCTTCACGTGAAACTTCCTAAAACACAACAAGAAGATACAAGTTCAAATATTCAAATTGACTAA
- a CDS encoding DM13 domain-containing protein, whose protein sequence is MNLKTLVFSTTIAGTLLLGACNNMDDKKSEKAETKTEMKDEKKSYDNTKIEKEGMFKSENKEKVEGKAMIKDGKLMLTDYSSSKGPDLHVYLTKGNKIKEGKKIDAVKHDEATQTFDLDNIDAEQYDTVTIYCDKAHVIFGSAKLK, encoded by the coding sequence ATGAACCTCAAAACATTAGTATTTTCAACGACTATAGCAGGAACTTTATTATTAGGCGCTTGTAACAATATGGATGATAAGAAAAGTGAGAAGGCAGAGACTAAAACAGAAATGAAAGACGAGAAGAAATCTTATGACAACACTAAAATAGAAAAAGAAGGTATGTTCAAATCTGAAAATAAAGAAAAAGTAGAAGGTAAAGCGATGATCAAAGATGGTAAATTAATGCTAACTGATTATAGTTCTTCTAAGGGCCCAGATTTACATGTTTACTTAACTAAAGGTAACAAAATTAAAGAAGGTAAAAAGATTGATGCCGTTAAACATGATGAAGCAACACAAACGTTTGACCTTGATAACATCGATGCTGAACAGTATGACACAGTAACAATATATTGTGATAAAGCACACGTTATCTTTGGATCGGCTAAATTAAAATAA
- a CDS encoding DoxX family protein: MIRELIVLFIRLGSGSYMLFQGYEKLTGGFAVDGLVPVVKENQDSPYWYKDFFEYVVAPNLELFKWIIPLGEIAIGLALILGVLSYVASFFGVFIMLNYILADMIFTYPTQLFFFIILLMNKEKMKKLSLSHFLKRTTGKG, translated from the coding sequence ATGATAAGGGAATTGATAGTATTATTTATTCGCTTAGGTTCTGGTAGCTATATGTTATTTCAAGGTTATGAAAAACTGACTGGCGGTTTTGCGGTAGATGGACTAGTACCAGTGGTAAAAGAAAATCAAGATTCGCCATATTGGTACAAAGATTTCTTTGAATACGTTGTGGCACCTAATCTGGAATTATTTAAATGGATAATTCCTTTAGGTGAAATAGCAATAGGTTTGGCGTTGATATTAGGTGTACTGTCTTATGTAGCGAGCTTCTTTGGTGTGTTTATCATGTTAAATTATATTTTGGCTGACATGATTTTTACATACCCAACGCAACTGTTTTTCTTTATAATATTGTTAATGAATAAAGAAAAGATGAAAAAATTAAGTTTAAGTCATTTCTTAAAAAGAACAACAGGTAAGGGTTGA
- a CDS encoding response regulator transcription factor: protein MSHVLIVDDEQDIREICKTYFEFEGYNVTTACDGKEALNKLNNGVDLIILDIMMPELNGYKVVEQMKAQGIDIPYIYLTAKTTESDTIYGLMLGADDYVKKPFSPRELVIRAKNILNRTAQKPTQKDIIECGSLILNNSTKTAEINGQELGFRIKEFELLWYFATHETMAISKSELLEQVWGYAYYEDMNTLNVHIHRIREKLESCQFNDYTITTVWGLGYKFQRSV, encoded by the coding sequence ATGAGTCACGTGTTAATCGTAGATGATGAACAAGACATTAGAGAGATTTGTAAGACTTATTTTGAGTTTGAAGGTTATAATGTAACGACTGCTTGTGATGGCAAAGAAGCGCTGAACAAATTAAATAATGGCGTTGACTTAATCATTTTAGATATTATGATGCCAGAACTTAATGGCTATAAAGTTGTAGAACAAATGAAAGCGCAAGGGATAGATATCCCTTACATTTATTTAACGGCGAAGACGACTGAGAGTGACACTATTTATGGTTTGATGCTAGGTGCCGATGATTATGTTAAGAAACCTTTTAGTCCGAGAGAGTTAGTTATTCGTGCTAAAAATATTTTAAATAGAACGGCACAGAAACCTACCCAGAAAGATATTATTGAATGTGGGAGTTTAATACTTAATAATTCAACCAAAACAGCAGAAATTAATGGGCAAGAATTGGGATTTAGAATAAAAGAGTTTGAATTATTATGGTATTTTGCAACACATGAAACAATGGCTATTTCAAAATCAGAGCTGTTAGAGCAAGTATGGGGCTATGCGTATTATGAAGATATGAATACATTAAATGTACATATTCATCGTATCAGAGAAAAACTAGAAAGCTGTCAATTTAATGATTATACGATAACAACTGTGTGGGGGCTTGGCTATAAATTTCAAAGGAGTGTTTAA
- a CDS encoding sensor histidine kinase — protein sequence MSIRKQLFYAFIASILVTTLFVFVLYKLMWFNVHQTVMLTLGSFISSMITMIIAIFLLAPTIQKIEQLNIQTQQIAQGNFNIECLPITSPNELKELNISFTRMVAKIQEQMTAIQLEQDEKITMIQNLAHDLKTPLASIKSYSEGLKDGVIHHQQDVEAAYRILITQTDRLSQMFDDLTDLIAVNRIEKLQVSINIDQLLIPILESYQQQLLKEARELKLNINDTISPFQQDKVALERIITNFIDNALKFSAKGSPIKIDVASIDEKQIAISVTDEGIGIKEAHIPHVFNRTYRVEDSRNKTTGGTGLGLYIARTLTERIGGEIKVNSIFSKGTTMTLIFPIQ from the coding sequence ATGTCTATTCGCAAACAACTATTTTATGCATTTATTGCTTCTATACTTGTTACCACGTTATTCGTTTTTGTACTGTATAAATTAATGTGGTTTAACGTTCATCAAACGGTCATGTTAACATTAGGATCTTTTATTTCAAGTATGATTACGATGATTATAGCGATATTTTTACTAGCGCCGACGATTCAAAAAATAGAACAACTAAACATACAAACGCAACAAATCGCACAAGGTAACTTTAATATTGAATGCTTACCCATAACTTCACCGAATGAATTAAAAGAGTTGAATATATCGTTTACGAGGATGGTTGCTAAAATTCAAGAACAAATGACAGCTATCCAATTAGAACAAGATGAAAAGATAACAATGATTCAAAACTTGGCACATGATTTAAAAACACCGTTAGCAAGCATTAAATCCTATTCAGAGGGACTGAAAGACGGTGTTATTCATCATCAGCAAGATGTTGAAGCGGCTTATCGTATTTTAATTACGCAAACTGATCGTTTATCACAGATGTTCGATGACCTCACAGACTTAATAGCAGTCAATCGCATTGAAAAGCTACAAGTATCGATTAATATTGATCAATTGTTAATACCTATACTAGAAAGTTACCAACAACAATTATTAAAAGAAGCAAGAGAGTTAAAATTAAATATCAATGATACTATCTCACCATTTCAACAAGATAAGGTGGCACTTGAAAGAATCATAACTAATTTTATCGATAATGCATTGAAATTTTCTGCTAAAGGGTCGCCAATTAAAATAGATGTCGCAAGTATCGATGAAAAACAAATAGCCATTTCAGTGACTGATGAAGGTATAGGAATAAAAGAGGCACATATACCGCACGTTTTTAATCGTACCTATAGAGTAGAAGATTCTCGTAATAAAACAACTGGTGGCACAGGTTTAGGTCTCTATATTGCAAGAACGTTGACAGAACGTATAGGTGGCGAAATAAAAGTGAATAGCATATTTAGTAAGGGGACGACGATGACGCTCATCTTTCCAATACAATAA
- the fadH gene encoding 2,4-dienoyl-CoA reductase, with amino-acid sequence MKDKVIIVTGGSSGMGKAMAKRFVQEGANVVITGRTPEKLETTKQEIEQSEGQVLCVAMDVRDPEKVQQTVNQTLDKFGKIDGLVNNAAGNFICPAEDLSINGWNSVINIVLNGTWYCTQAVGKHWIERGHKGVIVNIVAPYSWSSGPGVIHSASAKAGVLSMTRTIAVEWGSKYGIRANAIAPGPIDNTGGAQRLTLSEDARQQTLDSVPLNRMGQPEEIAGLARFLFSDEANYINGDCITMDGGQWLNRNPF; translated from the coding sequence ATGAAGGATAAAGTAATAATTGTAACTGGTGGCAGTAGCGGTATGGGTAAGGCAATGGCTAAACGATTTGTCCAAGAGGGAGCTAATGTCGTCATTACAGGGCGTACTCCAGAAAAATTAGAAACAACGAAACAAGAAATCGAACAAAGTGAAGGACAGGTATTGTGTGTGGCAATGGACGTACGTGACCCTGAAAAGGTACAGCAGACTGTCAATCAAACTCTAGATAAGTTCGGGAAAATTGATGGCTTAGTTAATAATGCCGCAGGTAATTTTATTTGTCCTGCCGAAGATTTATCTATTAATGGTTGGAATTCAGTCATTAATATCGTATTAAATGGCACGTGGTATTGCACACAAGCTGTAGGTAAGCATTGGATTGAACGAGGACATAAAGGTGTTATTGTAAATATTGTTGCGCCGTATTCATGGTCTTCTGGACCTGGAGTTATTCACTCTGCAAGTGCCAAGGCAGGCGTGTTATCAATGACACGTACGATTGCTGTAGAATGGGGTTCTAAATATGGTATACGCGCTAATGCTATTGCGCCCGGACCGATAGATAATACTGGAGGCGCTCAAAGACTGACACTTTCAGAAGATGCGCGACAACAAACATTAGATAGCGTACCTTTAAACCGCATGGGTCAACCAGAAGAAATCGCTGGATTAGCGCGCTTTTTATTTTCAGATGAAGCGAACTACATAAATGGTGATTGCATCACAATGGACGGAGGACAGTGGTTAAACCGTAATCCATTTTAG
- the trhO gene encoding oxygen-dependent tRNA uridine(34) hydroxylase TrhO encodes MDYRVLLFYKYVTIDDPETFAAEHLQFCKDNDLKGRILVSSEGINGTVSGPKEVTDNYIAHMRADTRFSDIVFKIDEAEGHAFKKMHVRPRNEIVALDLEDDVNPKELTGKYLSPTEFRDALQSDDTIVIDARNDYEYDLGHFRGAIRPNITRFRDLPDWIKENKEQFMDKKIVTYCTGGIRCEKFSGWLLKEGFEDVSQLKDGIATYGKDPETKGELWDGKMYVFDERISVEINQVDKTVVGKEWFDGTPCERYINCSNPECNRQILVSEENEERYLGACSHECAAHDKNRYVQKHDISEEEKAKRLENFKDLVNQ; translated from the coding sequence ATGGATTATAGAGTATTATTATTTTACAAATATGTAACGATTGATGACCCTGAAACTTTTGCAGCTGAGCATTTACAGTTTTGTAAGGACAACGACTTAAAAGGTCGTATTTTAGTATCTTCTGAAGGTATCAATGGTACAGTGTCTGGGCCTAAAGAAGTAACTGATAATTATATCGCTCACATGAGAGCCGATACTAGATTCAGCGACATCGTCTTCAAAATTGACGAAGCTGAAGGTCATGCATTCAAAAAAATGCACGTTCGTCCACGCAATGAAATTGTCGCTTTAGATCTTGAAGATGACGTTAACCCTAAAGAATTAACAGGTAAATATTTATCACCTACTGAATTCAGAGATGCATTACAATCAGATGATACTATTGTCATCGATGCTCGCAATGACTATGAATATGACTTAGGTCATTTTAGAGGGGCTATCCGTCCTAACATAACTAGATTCAGAGACTTACCAGACTGGATAAAGGAAAATAAAGAACAATTTATGGATAAAAAAATTGTCACTTATTGTACTGGTGGTATTCGTTGTGAAAAATTCTCTGGTTGGTTATTAAAAGAAGGTTTCGAAGATGTAAGCCAACTTAAAGATGGTATTGCAACTTACGGTAAAGACCCTGAAACAAAAGGTGAATTATGGGACGGTAAAATGTACGTTTTCGACGAACGTATTAGCGTAGAAATTAACCAAGTTGATAAAACGGTTGTAGGTAAAGAATGGTTCGATGGTACGCCATGTGAACGTTATATTAACTGTAGTAATCCTGAATGTAACCGTCAAATTTTAGTTTCTGAAGAAAACGAAGAACGTTATTTAGGTGCTTGTTCGCATGAATGTGCAGCACATGACAAAAACCGTTACGTTCAAAAACACGACATTAGTGAAGAAGAAAAAGCTAAACGCTTAGAAAACTTCAAAGATTTAGTAAACCAATAA
- a CDS encoding metal-dependent hydrolase family protein yields MLIKNINLIDGTGREVQSNVDVHIQDDEFAAIGSNLNVEDNEVIDGQGKYILPGMIDSHVHLMEEMKPLGQKLATPFSYTFYQAIDHLKRTVDCGVTTVRDALGADQGIKEAVQDGLILGPRMQVSINALTITGGHGDKLTKSGIVMPSFLEDYPGLPNGICDGVEEVRKKVRQMLQAGADVIKVHATGGVTSPTDHPDYTQFSVEELKVMVQEAQFRDNRKVMAHAQGLQGVKNCIEAGIHSIEHGIYLDDEAIEGMKAKDMFLVPTLLAPVSVIEFADELGMSETSIQKSKEVIDAHTTSFNKAVKAGVKIAMGTDAGVFKHGTNLRELELMVEHGMTPMQAIVASTQTSAQCLGYQDYLGTVEINKKADFIMVDNNPLDDIGLLKHPDNIQVVGIGGKVVKDIR; encoded by the coding sequence ATGTTAATTAAAAATATTAATTTGATAGACGGAACAGGACGCGAGGTACAAAGTAACGTAGACGTGCATATTCAAGATGATGAATTTGCTGCGATTGGCTCAAACCTTAATGTTGAGGACAATGAAGTCATTGATGGACAAGGTAAATACATATTGCCCGGCATGATAGATAGTCACGTACATCTTATGGAAGAAATGAAGCCTCTAGGACAAAAATTAGCTACGCCATTTTCATATACTTTTTATCAAGCAATAGATCATTTAAAGCGCACCGTTGATTGTGGTGTCACAACAGTACGTGACGCATTAGGTGCCGATCAAGGCATTAAAGAGGCTGTTCAAGACGGTTTAATACTGGGACCACGCATGCAAGTAAGTATTAATGCTTTGACTATTACAGGTGGCCATGGTGACAAACTCACTAAGTCAGGTATTGTGATGCCCAGCTTTTTAGAAGACTATCCTGGTTTACCTAATGGTATTTGCGATGGCGTAGAAGAAGTGCGTAAGAAAGTGCGTCAAATGTTACAAGCTGGCGCCGACGTCATTAAAGTACATGCAACTGGTGGTGTTACAAGCCCTACCGATCACCCAGACTATACGCAGTTTTCTGTCGAAGAACTCAAAGTGATGGTACAGGAAGCCCAATTTAGAGATAACCGTAAAGTTATGGCACACGCTCAAGGATTACAAGGCGTGAAAAACTGTATCGAAGCAGGCATTCACTCTATCGAACATGGTATTTATTTAGACGATGAAGCAATTGAAGGCATGAAAGCTAAAGATATGTTCCTCGTACCAACACTTTTAGCACCCGTTTCTGTTATTGAATTTGCCGATGAATTAGGCATGTCAGAAACATCAATTCAAAAATCAAAAGAAGTCATTGATGCGCATACGACAAGTTTTAACAAAGCAGTAAAAGCCGGCGTTAAAATCGCTATGGGTACAGATGCTGGCGTCTTTAAACATGGTACCAACTTACGTGAATTAGAACTCATGGTTGAACACGGTATGACACCTATGCAAGCCATCGTCGCATCAACACAAACCTCAGCACAATGTCTCGGCTATCAAGACTACCTAGGCACGGTCGAAATTAATAAAAAAGCCGACTTTATTATGGTAGATAATAATCCATTAGACGACATCGGTTTACTTAAACATCCAGACAACATCCAAGTTGTAGGCATCGGTGGTAAAGTCGTCAAAGACATTCGATAA
- a CDS encoding ABC transporter permease yields the protein MKFFFSSTFLFIILLLITILSLFIGVSKISITDIFHLTKEQTNIIISSRIPRTVSILISGSTLALAGLIMQQMMQNKFVSPTTAGTMEWAKLGILISMIFFPQENILIKLIFAVGLSICGTFLFVKLVQYIRFTDVIFIPLLGIMLGGIVSSLATFVALQTNTVQSIGNWLNGNFAIITSGRYEILYLSIPLLFLTYIFANHFTIAGMGKDFSSNLGVNYEKIVNIGLFISSVITALVVVTVGTLPFLGLIVPNIVSIFKGDNLKNALPQTALLGAIFVMFSDIIGRVIVYPYEINIGLTIGVFGTIIFLILLMKGRHNYAN from the coding sequence ATGAAATTCTTCTTCAGTAGTACTTTTTTATTTATTATTTTATTGTTAATAACCATACTTTCTCTTTTTATTGGCGTAAGTAAAATATCAATCACCGATATATTCCACTTAACCAAAGAGCAAACCAATATTATTATTTCTAGCCGTATACCTAGGACAGTAAGCATATTAATTTCTGGCAGCACTTTAGCGCTTGCAGGGTTGATTATGCAACAAATGATGCAAAATAAATTTGTTAGTCCTACGACGGCAGGGACGATGGAATGGGCGAAATTGGGCATTCTGATATCGATGATATTTTTTCCACAAGAAAACATTCTTATTAAATTGATCTTTGCTGTAGGTTTAAGTATTTGTGGTACTTTCTTGTTTGTGAAATTAGTTCAATATATTCGTTTTACAGACGTCATTTTCATTCCTTTGCTAGGTATTATGCTTGGTGGTATCGTCTCTAGTTTAGCAACTTTCGTAGCCTTACAAACGAATACTGTTCAAAGTATTGGTAATTGGTTAAATGGTAACTTTGCGATTATTACTAGTGGCAGATATGAAATATTATACTTAAGCATTCCATTATTATTTCTTACATATATATTTGCAAATCATTTTACGATTGCCGGAATGGGAAAAGATTTTAGCAGTAACTTAGGCGTTAATTACGAAAAAATAGTGAACATTGGATTATTTATTTCGTCTGTAATTACAGCACTGGTTGTAGTTACGGTTGGTACATTGCCTTTTTTAGGTTTAATTGTTCCCAATATCGTATCCATTTTCAAGGGGGATAACTTGAAGAATGCATTACCACAAACGGCACTATTAGGGGCAATATTTGTCATGTTTTCGGACATAATTGGCAGAGTTATTGTATATCCGTATGAAATTAATATCGGATTAACAATAGGCGTCTTTGGGACTATAATTTTTTTAATCTTGCTGATGAAAGGGCGACACAATTATGCAAATTAG
- a CDS encoding iron chelate uptake ABC transporter family permease subunit yields MQISDKTKLLILVLLTVIVGGLYLIVGINFDIFQYQFFSRLRKLSLMLLVGAAIASSVVIFQAITNNRLLTPSIIGLDAIYMFVKVLVVFVFGVQSVLVTNTYYSFAITLIVMIAFSLILFQGIFSMANVSVYFILLIGVVLGTFFRSLTGFLELIINPEDFLAVQSSMFANFDASNSKLMLLCTVILIILVLITVLFLPYLDVLLLGRSQAINLGISYQTMTRLLLILVAILVSVSTALVGPITFLGLLTVNLAREMLHTFKHKYILPATICISWLSLFIAQGVVENLFEATTQVSIIIDLVGGSYFIYLLIKRRHTN; encoded by the coding sequence ATGCAAATTAGTGACAAAACAAAATTGCTCATATTGGTGCTCTTAACGGTAATAGTCGGTGGACTTTATCTCATCGTAGGTATCAACTTTGATATTTTCCAATATCAGTTTTTTAGTCGCTTAAGAAAATTAAGTTTGATGCTATTAGTTGGAGCAGCTATTGCATCATCAGTCGTCATCTTTCAAGCGATTACTAACAACAGATTATTAACGCCGTCTATTATTGGTCTAGATGCTATTTATATGTTTGTCAAAGTTTTGGTTGTTTTTGTGTTTGGCGTGCAGTCAGTGTTAGTGACAAATACATATTATAGCTTTGCGATTACGTTAATTGTCATGATTGCTTTTTCATTAATACTCTTCCAAGGCATTTTTAGCATGGCTAACGTATCAGTTTACTTTATATTACTTATCGGTGTTGTATTAGGTACTTTCTTTAGAAGTTTAACAGGATTTTTAGAGTTAATTATCAACCCAGAAGATTTTCTAGCCGTGCAAAGTTCTATGTTTGCGAACTTTGATGCCTCTAATAGCAAATTGATGTTGTTATGTACGGTTATACTCATTATTTTGGTTTTAATTACCGTGCTTTTTTTACCTTATTTAGATGTATTGCTATTAGGCAGAAGTCAGGCGATTAATTTAGGTATCTCTTACCAAACTATGACGCGCTTATTACTTATACTTGTAGCGATACTTGTTTCTGTGTCGACCGCGCTAGTCGGGCCAATTACATTTTTAGGATTATTAACAGTTAACCTTGCCCGTGAAATGTTGCATACCTTTAAGCATAAATATATCTTACCGGCGACGATTTGTATTAGTTGGTTAAGTTTATTTATCGCACAAGGCGTAGTGGAAAACCTATTTGAAGCAACGACGCAAGTCAGTATTATTATTGATTTAGTCGGAGGTAGCTACTTCATTTACCTATTAATAAAAAGGAGGCATACAAATTGA
- a CDS encoding iron ABC transporter ATP-binding protein: MISIQGLNKTIQDKSILKDINVDIKKGRLTSMIGPNGAGKSTLLSIITRLTESDDGDVKIEDKSINDYKSNELAKKLSILKQTNHTELNITVEQLVEFGRFPYSKGRLKKEDKEQVEYALEILQLQEIRDRYLKTLSGGQRQRAYLAMTIAQNTDYILLDEPLNNLDMKHSVQIMQTLRQLAKSLNKTIIVVIHDINFASCYSDDIIALKEGEIIEASTKDDVIQSNVLNTLYDMEVRIEEVSGQRICIYFDETSVNETPILAQTI, encoded by the coding sequence TTGATTAGTATTCAGGGACTGAATAAAACGATTCAAGATAAATCGATTTTAAAAGATATCAACGTCGATATTAAAAAGGGACGTCTAACTTCTATGATTGGCCCTAACGGTGCTGGTAAAAGTACATTACTATCGATTATTACACGTCTTACAGAGTCGGATGATGGTGATGTAAAAATAGAGGATAAATCGATTAATGATTATAAAAGTAATGAATTAGCTAAAAAGTTATCCATTCTAAAGCAAACCAATCACACAGAATTGAATATTACTGTAGAGCAATTAGTCGAATTTGGACGTTTTCCATATTCTAAAGGGCGTTTGAAAAAGGAAGATAAAGAACAAGTAGAATATGCACTCGAAATCTTGCAACTACAAGAAATTAGAGATCGCTATTTAAAAACATTGTCCGGCGGTCAAAGGCAACGTGCCTATCTTGCAATGACAATCGCTCAAAACACAGATTACATCTTATTGGATGAACCATTAAATAATTTAGATATGAAACATTCCGTGCAAATTATGCAAACTTTGCGCCAACTCGCAAAATCATTGAATAAAACAATTATTGTTGTTATCCATGATATTAATTTTGCTTCATGTTATTCAGACGACATTATTGCTCTCAAAGAAGGTGAAATTATCGAAGCGAGTACGAAGGACGACGTCATTCAATCAAACGTCTTGAATACCTTATATGACATGGAAGTCCGTATTGAAGAAGTGAGTGGTCAACGTATATGTATTTACTTTGATGAAACGTCAGTTAACGAAACACCAATTTTAGCTCAAACCATCTAG
- a CDS encoding ferrated catecholamine ABC transporter substrate-binding lipoprotein SstD, producing MKKYALILIVGLMFLLAACNNGKSDENKSTKSESKNETVKIENNYQAGGEKKDGSDAKNVKETVEVPKNPKNAVVFDYGALDTLKELGLEDKVKGVPKGEGSKSLPDFLSDFKDDKYINTGNLKEVNFDKVAEAKPEVIFISGRVANQKNLDEFKKAAPKAKIVYVGPDEKSSVDSMKDSAKKLGQIYDKEDKVKSLNKKLDDKIAGIKDKTEKLKDNKAMFLLVNEGELSTFGPGQRFGSAIFDTMGFKPADSKIKGSTHGQNVTNEYVAQKNPSIIFAMDRGQVVGGKSTAKKTLSNDVIKNVDAVKNNKIIELDPKLWYFSTGSTTVLMKQIDEVQKALDKK from the coding sequence ATGAAAAAATATGCTTTAATACTAATTGTAGGTTTAATGTTTTTATTAGCAGCTTGTAACAATGGAAAATCAGATGAGAATAAATCGACGAAGTCCGAATCAAAAAATGAAACGGTAAAAATCGAGAATAACTACCAAGCAGGTGGCGAGAAAAAAGACGGTAGCGATGCAAAAAATGTCAAAGAAACTGTTGAAGTACCTAAAAATCCTAAGAACGCAGTTGTTTTTGATTATGGGGCATTAGACACATTGAAAGAATTAGGTCTTGAAGATAAAGTTAAGGGCGTTCCAAAAGGCGAAGGTAGCAAGTCTCTACCAGACTTCTTAAGTGACTTTAAAGATGATAAATACATAAACACTGGTAACTTAAAAGAAGTTAATTTTGACAAAGTAGCAGAAGCAAAACCTGAAGTCATTTTCATTTCTGGTCGTGTAGCAAATCAAAAAAATCTTGATGAATTCAAAAAAGCAGCACCAAAAGCTAAAATTGTATACGTTGGTCCAGATGAAAAATCTAGTGTAGATTCAATGAAAGACAGCGCGAAAAAATTAGGACAAATTTATGATAAAGAAGATAAAGTTAAATCTTTAAATAAAAAATTAGACGATAAAATTGCTGGCATCAAAGACAAAACTGAAAAATTAAAAGACAATAAAGCAATGTTCTTATTAGTGAACGAAGGTGAATTATCTACATTTGGTCCTGGACAACGTTTCGGTTCTGCTATCTTTGATACTATGGGCTTCAAACCTGCTGACAGCAAAATTAAAGGCAGCACACACGGCCAAAACGTAACAAATGAATATGTTGCACAAAAAAATCCAAGTATCATCTTTGCGATGGACCGTGGTCAAGTAGTTGGTGGTAAATCAACAGCTAAGAAAACATTAAGCAACGACGTTATTAAAAATGTAGACGCAGTGAAAAACAACAAAATTATTGAATTAGATCCAAAACTTTGGTACTTCTCAACTGGTTCAACAACAGTATTAATGAAACAAATTGATGAAGTACAAAAAGCACTAGATAAAAAATAA